CAGCCTGACCAAAGCCGCAGAAAAATTTCACATCACGCTTTCGGCCTTGAGCAAACGCATCGCCGAGCTGGAACGTACCGTGGACTGCACGCTATTTACCCGCATGCCGCGCGGCCTGACGCTCACTCCGGCAGGCAAGGAATTGGTGAATCTTGCAGGTAATGTGTTAAGCAACGTGGAGCGCATGGCGAGCGAAATGAACGACTACGCCGTTGGCGTGCGCGGCCACGTACACATGTGGGCGAATACCTCAGCGATTATTCAGTTTCTTCCACAGGATCTAGCATCGTTCCTGCTGGCGCGACCGCTCATTCGTATTAACCTGGAGGAAAAGCTCAGCAAAACCGTGGTGACGGCGCTGGCGATGGGCGAAGCCGATATCGGCATCTTCGTGGACAACGTCGGTTCACAGGGGGTCGAGAAAATCCCTTACCGTAAAGACAAGCTGGTTGTACTCGTTCCTCCTCAACACCCGCTTTCTTCCCTGCCAGAAGTGAGTTTTAACGACACATTGGGCTACGATTACGTCGGCCTCAATAGTGGTAGCTCGTTGCTGAAACAGCTGAAAGATGCCTCGGACGAACTGGGGAGAGTGCTGCGCCTGCGGGTACAGGTCAGCAGTTTTGACGGTATTTGTCGCATGATAGAAGCGGGGCTGGGGATCAGCGTCTTACCGGAGGGCGCGATTCGCCCGGAAGTGCTCGGTACTGGGTTACGCGCCATCAACCTCACCGACAAGTGGGCTTCACGCCAGCTCTGGCTGGGCGTGAAATCCGGCGCGATTCTGCAACCCGAAGTCGCTAATCTGCTGACACACCTGCGGCAATGCGGAGCATAAAGGTGAAGCGAGCCTTAGCCTTCTTCACTGCCCGTTTTCTCATAGCCGAGACGGCCAACAAAGGGTAAACGCAGCGCGGGCGGATTCATATCCACGCCCATGTTCAGCCCCAGAATATTGGCTTCGATGCCCTCTTCAACACCCATCGTGATACCCAGTATGCCCAGCAGAGAGATCTGCATCCCGCTCCCCGACGGCGACCGCCCAACGGGACGTGTAATTGGGCGGTAATCTTTACCAATCGCATTGGCAGGCATATCCAGCTTGAGCGCAGGCACCTCACGGCCAATATGCGCGAGAAACGTATTGCTATTCGGCCCCGGCCACGCATGATAGGTACTCGGCCACGGATAGCTTTTGATGGCGGCTTCAATTTGCGGGATCATAGCCTCCGCCTTGTCACCACGGTGTTCGACTAATAGTCTCGGTTTCGCGCCATACCAATACGCATCCGCCGCTGAACGGTTCAAACGAACGACGTTATCGCTCCCCCAGCTCACCACCTCATAGCGGCGATATTGGGTTTCCCCTGCATTCTTGAAAATGATCCACGGGTGCACCGCCACCAGCCCACGCCAGCCGTAAGTCGGCGCAGCATACACCTGCACGACGGCTATTTGGCGGAATTGCACAGGGTTCGGCGCTAACCCGGAAGAATCGCGTTTAGCAGACCACCAACTTTGCCCACTAAATGTTTCGCCGTTACGTGTTGATTGCGCCCAACTTTGCCAAAAAGACAACAACAGCATACAAATAAACCCAATCCCCAAGAATTTGAGGTACGTCATAGGCCAGATAACTCGCAGAAAAGGAGTGGAACAGAATCGATACGCCTGCGGGCGAACACCCACAGTGAAAATCGGTCAAAAAATCACAGCGACCAGTTTACTGCCAGTTGGTTGTAAGATAAAAGCATGGGGTGAAACCTTGACCTATTTTTACGCTGTGTGGGGTTTTCACAACAGTCAGAAATGACACCAACCCTATTCCGAAAATCGGTGACATTAAGGAATAGCAAACAGACAGCCCTATATAATATATTGATAATTAAGTTAATAGTTCTAAAATATTCAACCTGCGATAAGCGACAATCTTAACCAATATATTTGCCACACATTGCTATTCACTCAGGGAATGAATTAAGGAAATAAAATCGATGATAAGAAAAACAATGATTGCCGCGCTGCTCAGCCTGTCGACAGTATCTATCAGTCAGGCCAATGACAAGATAGAAGCACTCTACGAACGCCTGACGCAGCAGGATGCTCATGCATTAACCGCGTTGACGGCATTGGCGAAAGACAACGACCCGCAGGCATTGAACACACTGGGGTTCATCTATGAATACGGTATCGATGTCCCGCAAAATACCCCACAAGCGATTCAGTATTATCAGCAGGCCTGCGAAATAGGCGGTAATATCGGTTGCTACAACGTCTGGTATTTTTATCAATACGGCAAAGGTGTGGCGCAGGATAAAGAACGCGCCAGACAGTTTGCAGAAAAAATGAATCGTGTCGATCTCAAAATACCGCCTGATGTCATAGCGGAAATCATCGATTATCTGTATAGCGTAAAAGCCAATGCCGATAGTGATATATCACAGCGTTCTACGTTAATTTATGCCGCTAAAAGATACCTCACCAATGGTGATGAAGAGACACAACGTTTCTTTACCCGTATCGGCTTTAGCAAACGGGATGTGCTACGGCTAGCAACATTCTGGGCAAAAGATGGCGATCCAGAACTGAATTTCCTGGTCGGTTATTTCTATAACTTTGGCTATGCCGCTATTAAAAATGAAAATATTGAAGCGCTTA
The window above is part of the Pectobacterium araliae genome. Proteins encoded here:
- a CDS encoding LysR family transcriptional regulator, which translates into the protein MINPAHFDLQSLRIFLQVAQTGSLTKAAEKFHITLSALSKRIAELERTVDCTLFTRMPRGLTLTPAGKELVNLAGNVLSNVERMASEMNDYAVGVRGHVHMWANTSAIIQFLPQDLASFLLARPLIRINLEEKLSKTVVTALAMGEADIGIFVDNVGSQGVEKIPYRKDKLVVLVPPQHPLSSLPEVSFNDTLGYDYVGLNSGSSLLKQLKDASDELGRVLRLRVQVSSFDGICRMIEAGLGISVLPEGAIRPEVLGTGLRAINLTDKWASRQLWLGVKSGAILQPEVANLLTHLRQCGA
- a CDS encoding DUF3750 domain-containing protein, translated to MTYLKFLGIGFICMLLLSFWQSWAQSTRNGETFSGQSWWSAKRDSSGLAPNPVQFRQIAVVQVYAAPTYGWRGLVAVHPWIIFKNAGETQYRRYEVVSWGSDNVVRLNRSAADAYWYGAKPRLLVEHRGDKAEAMIPQIEAAIKSYPWPSTYHAWPGPNSNTFLAHIGREVPALKLDMPANAIGKDYRPITRPVGRSPSGSGMQISLLGILGITMGVEEGIEANILGLNMGVDMNPPALRLPFVGRLGYEKTGSEEG